One Trachemys scripta elegans isolate TJP31775 chromosome 4, CAS_Tse_1.0, whole genome shotgun sequence genomic region harbors:
- the MYOD1 gene encoding myoblast determination protein 1, whose protein sequence is MDLLGPMEITDGSLCSFSAADDFYDDPCFNTSDMHFFEDLDPRLVHVGGLLKPEEHPHHHAHHHEDEHIRAPSGHHQAGRCLLWACKACKRKTTNADRRKAATMRERRRLSKVNEAFETLKRCTSTNPNQRLPKVEILRNAIRYIESLQALLREQEDSYYPGLEHYSGESDASSPRSNCSDGMMEYSGPSCSSRRRNSYDSNYYTESPNDPKHGKSSVVSSLDCLSSIVERISTDNSTCPVLPTVEGGAEGNPCSPQEGATLSESGAQIPSPTNCTQIPHDSSSSNPIYQVL, encoded by the exons ATGGACTTGTTAGGCCCCATGGAGATAACGGATGGCTCCCTCTGCTCCTTCTCGGCTGCCGATGACTTTTACGATGACCCCTGCTTCAACACCTCGGACATGCACTTCTTCGAGGACCTGGACCCGCGGCTGGTGCACGTGGGTGGCTTGCTGAAGCCGGAGGAGCACCCCCACCACCACGCGCACCACCACGAGGACGAGCACATCAGGGCGCCCAGCGGCCACCACCAGGCCGGCCGCTGCCTGCTGTGGGCTTGCAAAGCCTGCAAGCGGAAGACCACCAACGCCGACCGGCGGAAGGCGGCCACCATGCGGGAGCGGCGGCGGCTCAGCAAAGTGAACGAGGCGTTCGAGACGCTCAAGCGCTGCACCTCCACCAACCCCAACCAGCGCCTGCCCAAGGTGGAGATCCTGCGCAACGCCATCCGCTACATCGAGAGCCTGCAGGCGCTGCTGCGGGAGCAGGAGGACAGCTACtatccggggctggagcactacAGCGGCGAGTCAGACGCCTCCAGCCCCCGCTCCAACTGCTCCGATGGCATG ATGGAGTACAGTGGGCCCTCTTGCAGCTCTCGCAGGAGGAATAGCTATGACAGCAACTACTACACAGAATCACCAAATG ATCCAAAACATGGGAAGAGTTCAGTTGTCTCCAGCCTGGACTGTCTATCAAGCATTGTGGAGAGGATTTCCACAGATAACTCCACCTGCCCAGTGCTGCCTACAGTGGAAGGTGGAGCTGAAGGCAACCCCTGCTCACCCCAAGAAGGCGCTACCCTGAGTGAGAGTGGAGCCCAGATTCCCTCACCTACCAACTGCACCCAGATTCCCCATGACTCCAGCAGCAGCAATCCCATCTACCAAGTGTTATAA